Proteins co-encoded in one Flavobacteriaceae bacterium MAR_2009_75 genomic window:
- a CDS encoding 1,4-dihydroxy-2-naphthoate prenyltransferase → MTKVKAWVSAARLRTLPLSVSGIIVGTALARYYGKFDSIIFILALVTTVAFQVTSNFANDYGDGVKGTDNDDRIGPKRAIQSGLLNRLELKQGIIVAIGVDVILVLALIYVAFGIENGFYPLLFLFLGGFSIWAAVRYTVGQKAYGYRGLGDVFVFIFFGILSVMGCMFLYTKFLTWLSVLPAIAIGLLSTGVLNLNNLRDYNSDKKAGKNTLVVKMGFSRGKKYHYILLLFALISVIIFCAIAFENWTAILPLFAFVPIVIHLRKVYKTTKPELFDPELKKLALSAFFLAVLLYVTCNNFL, encoded by the coding sequence TTGACAAAAGTTAAGGCTTGGGTAAGTGCGGCTAGATTACGTACATTACCTTTATCTGTTTCAGGTATCATAGTGGGTACAGCACTGGCTAGATACTACGGGAAATTTGATAGTATTATTTTTATATTGGCATTGGTAACTACAGTGGCATTTCAAGTAACCTCCAACTTTGCAAATGACTATGGTGATGGGGTAAAGGGTACTGATAATGATGATAGAATTGGCCCAAAGAGAGCAATACAAAGTGGTTTGTTAAATCGTTTAGAGCTTAAACAAGGTATAATTGTAGCTATAGGGGTCGATGTTATTCTAGTATTGGCATTAATTTATGTTGCTTTTGGTATAGAAAATGGTTTTTACCCATTACTGTTTTTGTTTTTGGGTGGTTTCAGTATTTGGGCGGCAGTGAGATATACGGTTGGGCAAAAGGCGTATGGATATAGAGGCTTAGGAGATGTTTTTGTATTCATTTTTTTTGGGATATTGTCCGTTATGGGGTGTATGTTTCTTTACACAAAGTTTTTAACATGGTTGTCGGTATTACCAGCGATTGCTATCGGCTTACTTAGTACAGGTGTACTTAATCTTAATAATTTGAGGGACTATAATTCTGATAAGAAAGCAGGTAAAAATACCCTGGTAGTGAAAATGGGATTTAGCCGAGGCAAAAAGTATCATTATATCTTATTACTGTTCGCTTTAATAAGTGTCATAATATTTTGTGCCATTGCATTTGAAAATTGGACTGCTATATTACCATTGTTTGCATTTGTACCGATTGTTATACATTTGAGAAAAGTATACAAAACCACAAAACCTGAATTGTTTGACCCCGAATTGAAGAAACTTGCTTTGAGTGCATTCTTTTTAGCGGTATTACTTTACGTAACTTGTAATAATTTTTTGTAA
- a CDS encoding LytTR family two component transcriptional regulator yields MEQPIKILIVEDNVIIADDMQSMLEEIGYEIVDNVIVYEQAEEVLKTQHVDLVLIDIILASDKTGIDLGKHIRANYDIPFIFVTSNSDRATVENAKTVKPNGYLVKPFEQQDLYTSIEIALSNFIRTDKSSAPAAPVDEDVPMSNTVLKDSIFVKKQHLYYRIQFSDIRFIKADNVYLEVNTVDKKFLVRSPLKDYLEKLPKNKFYRAHKSYIVNVDHIDAINSKDIMIKDTLIPISKDFKEFIISAMNS; encoded by the coding sequence TTGGAACAGCCGATTAAAATTCTTATTGTAGAAGATAATGTTATAATTGCCGATGATATGCAATCGATGCTCGAAGAAATCGGGTATGAAATTGTAGACAATGTTATCGTCTATGAACAAGCCGAAGAGGTGCTAAAGACCCAACATGTAGACCTAGTACTGATAGATATAATTTTAGCTTCTGATAAAACAGGAATTGATTTGGGTAAGCATATACGGGCGAACTACGATATCCCATTTATATTCGTGACTTCAAACTCAGACCGTGCTACGGTAGAAAATGCAAAGACAGTTAAACCTAATGGGTATTTGGTGAAACCATTCGAGCAACAAGATCTTTATACTTCTATTGAAATTGCTCTTTCAAATTTTATAAGAACAGATAAATCGTCGGCACCTGCCGCACCGGTCGACGAAGATGTACCTATGTCAAATACGGTATTGAAAGATTCTATATTTGTAAAAAAGCAACACTTGTACTACAGAATTCAGTTCAGTGATATTCGATTTATCAAGGCAGATAATGTTTACTTAGAGGTGAATACGGTCGATAAGAAGTTCTTGGTCAGATCACCCTTAAAAGACTATTTAGAAAAATTACCCAAAAACAAGTTTTATAGGGCTCACAAATCTTATATCGTGAATGTTGACCATATAGACGCGATTAATTCAAAAGATATTATGATTAAAGATACCCTTATACCGATTTCAAAAGATTTTAAAGAGTTTATAATTTCAGCGATGAACTCATAA
- a CDS encoding two-component sensor histidine kinase, with product MKKHSKKILSVLTVLLFTIFCSAQEENTSDESLFYQFQEFKTTDEKMAFFFNTADLYRENSTYDWLELITINLNAAIKNGDDADIKRFQLMQARIFYDLGDYDKSLAISKELYEEIEDLDIYLVSKLLDLMDDNYGQLTMYPEQIDIREKKREVGIMESVAFYDIYSNLGMYRKAMNDYIANVKNTIEENDFYGQAEYYNNLGNYLRLDGSTPTALSYYKKAKGFADVFIDNVTRKKTEQVMKEALLLKGIIEGNIGKCHVDLKQYEQAIPHLELAINRIKENSTRHYSSELTENSLAISECYLLLKDYAKATDYLSDNLQTNTTENLLKKNRLLSLYYELTQDFKISNTYLRREIRIRDSISEHESQLRQQQLSTVMMKNLKYSQDMLAEQKMALEKQKNENLAKDKRNSLVLISLLFTLLGFAGLVYAYLKSIKNQRLIAEQKYIIENSLVEKDSLLKEIHHRVKNNLQMVSSLLSLQTKNTRSKAAIEALEEGKSRVKAMALIHQKLYQNEDLSVIEMQSYIESLINSVQSVYKKGGHNINITVDAENVELDIDRAIPFGLMLNELVSNSFKYAFPHGDENGKIYIHIRKSGEQEGYFEYSDNGVGLPEDTEERANTSMGIRLMNRLANQLQTTLNIDRNADDGVRYWFNFK from the coding sequence ATGAAAAAACATAGCAAAAAAATTCTTTCGGTACTCACAGTATTACTGTTTACCATTTTTTGCTCGGCACAGGAGGAGAATACCAGTGATGAAAGTTTGTTTTATCAGTTTCAGGAATTTAAAACGACTGATGAAAAGATGGCTTTCTTCTTCAATACAGCCGATCTCTACCGCGAAAATTCTACTTACGACTGGTTAGAATTAATTACGATAAATCTCAACGCTGCTATAAAAAATGGCGACGATGCCGATATCAAGAGGTTTCAACTGATGCAGGCTAGAATATTTTATGATTTAGGTGATTATGATAAGAGTCTTGCCATTTCCAAAGAACTATACGAAGAGATCGAGGATCTTGATATCTATTTGGTTTCTAAGCTTCTTGATTTAATGGATGACAACTATGGTCAGCTGACCATGTATCCAGAGCAAATTGACATTCGTGAGAAAAAGCGAGAAGTGGGCATTATGGAGAGTGTTGCATTTTATGATATATATTCAAATTTAGGTATGTATCGAAAGGCAATGAACGATTATATTGCCAATGTTAAAAACACAATCGAGGAAAATGATTTTTATGGTCAAGCAGAATATTATAATAACTTGGGTAATTACCTACGCTTAGATGGATCTACCCCCACTGCTCTAAGCTACTATAAAAAAGCCAAAGGTTTTGCCGATGTGTTCATTGATAATGTGACCAGAAAGAAGACGGAACAGGTAATGAAAGAGGCCCTTCTTTTAAAGGGCATAATTGAAGGTAATATTGGCAAGTGTCATGTAGACCTTAAACAATACGAACAAGCAATTCCGCATCTCGAATTGGCCATAAACCGTATTAAAGAAAATAGTACCCGGCATTACTCTTCTGAGCTTACCGAAAATAGCTTGGCCATATCAGAGTGCTATTTGCTACTTAAAGATTATGCAAAAGCAACCGACTATCTAAGTGATAACCTTCAGACGAATACTACTGAAAATCTATTGAAAAAGAATAGATTGCTTTCTTTGTATTATGAATTGACGCAAGATTTTAAAATTTCCAATACTTATTTAAGACGAGAAATTAGAATTCGTGATTCTATAAGCGAACATGAATCGCAGTTACGTCAGCAGCAGTTGTCAACAGTGATGATGAAAAACTTGAAGTATTCTCAAGATATGCTGGCAGAGCAGAAAATGGCTTTGGAGAAGCAGAAGAATGAGAATTTGGCCAAAGATAAACGAAACAGTTTGGTGCTTATCTCTTTACTTTTTACACTTTTAGGCTTTGCAGGTTTGGTTTATGCGTATTTGAAAAGTATCAAAAACCAAAGACTCATTGCAGAGCAAAAATATATTATTGAAAATTCGCTCGTCGAGAAAGATTCACTTCTTAAAGAAATACACCATAGAGTGAAAAATAACCTGCAAATGGTGTCGAGCTTGTTGAGTCTTCAAACAAAGAATACACGAAGTAAAGCCGCGATTGAGGCGCTAGAGGAAGGAAAGAGCAGGGTAAAGGCCATGGCACTCATCCATCAGAAATTATATCAGAACGAAGATCTTTCAGTTATTGAAATGCAGAGTTATATCGAAAGCCTGATCAATAGTGTTCAATCGGTGTACAAGAAGGGTGGGCACAATATCAATATAACCGTAGATGCAGAAAATGTAGAACTTGATATTGATAGAGCGATACCGTTTGGCTTAATGCTTAATGAATTGGTATCGAATTCGTTCAAGTACGCTTTTCCGCATGGTGATGAAAACGGAAAAATTTATATTCATATTAGAAAGTCGGGTGAACAAGAAGGATATTTTGAATATTCAGATAATGGGGTAGGCCTACCGGAAGATACTGAAGAAAGGGCTAATACGTCTATGGGCATACGATTAATGAACCGTTTGGCAAATCAGCTACAAACAACTTTGAATATTGATAGAAACGCCGATGACGGCGTTCGATATTGGTTTAATTTTAAGTAA
- a CDS encoding short-subunit dehydrogenase codes for MASIAEKRIWITGASSGIGEALTYELNKRRCKLIISARNIDALEVVKSNCMNPNDIYILPLDLADFSIMDIKTKEALKALGSIDILINNAGISQRSLIIETDLEVYQELMKINYLGTIALTKALLPHFTARQSGHFVCVTSLMGKFGSPLRSGYCGAKHALHGFFDVLRMEHDQDSIKVTLVCPGFIQTNIAKNALTGDGSAQKEEDSATQNGMPVNVLAQKMIKAIEKEKFEVYFGGKEALAVYIKRFFPKLLHKIVLRSKVT; via the coding sequence ATGGCAAGTATTGCAGAAAAACGTATATGGATTACCGGAGCCTCTTCCGGCATCGGGGAGGCATTAACTTATGAGTTGAATAAACGACGGTGTAAACTTATAATTTCAGCACGAAATATTGATGCCCTAGAAGTGGTGAAAAGCAATTGCATGAACCCAAACGACATTTATATTCTTCCTCTTGACCTTGCCGATTTTTCTATAATGGATATAAAGACGAAAGAGGCTTTGAAAGCCTTGGGTAGCATTGATATTTTAATCAATAACGCCGGTATTAGTCAGCGTTCCCTTATTATAGAAACAGATTTGGAGGTCTATCAAGAACTGATGAAAATCAATTACTTGGGTACTATAGCGTTAACAAAAGCTCTCTTACCACATTTTACGGCGAGACAATCAGGTCACTTTGTATGTGTTACCAGTCTTATGGGCAAATTCGGCTCACCACTGCGATCCGGGTATTGCGGTGCTAAACATGCATTGCATGGTTTTTTCGACGTGTTGCGTATGGAGCATGACCAAGACTCCATAAAGGTTACCTTGGTGTGCCCAGGGTTTATTCAGACCAACATTGCCAAAAATGCTCTTACGGGCGACGGTTCAGCCCAAAAAGAAGAAGATAGCGCCACTCAGAACGGAATGCCCGTAAACGTACTGGCCCAAAAAATGATAAAAGCTATAGAAAAAGAGAAATTCGAAGTTTACTTTGGTGGAAAGGAAGCCTTAGCGGTATATATAAAACGTTTCTTTCCGAAACTACTTCATAAAATCGTACTGCGAAGTAAGGTAACTTGA
- a CDS encoding o-succinylbenzoate synthase, with amino-acid sequence MDAKYKKYTLNFKRPSGTSRGVLTQKETWFLILHHKGNYGIGECGLLKGLSIDDIPDYEQKLDWVCNHIDLGEKALLAQLKEYPSIQFGLEQAFLSLRSENPFELFESEFTKNQSPIPINGLVWMGDEIFMHEQISQKLDEGFQCIKMKIGAIDFESEITLLESIRKKFSKTEIELRVDANGAFNTETALDKLKVLARYDLHSIEQPIRQGNILEMKNLCEVTPVPIALDEELIGVFDVTNKRELLQTIKPQYIILKPSLVGGYVGSKEWIDLAESMNIGWWITSALESNIGLNAIAQWTFTLNSDMPQGLGTGALFTNNLKSPLSVSNGKLLYSNNKNWKINLIEELCI; translated from the coding sequence ATGGATGCCAAGTACAAAAAGTATACATTAAACTTTAAACGCCCCAGTGGCACGTCTCGTGGGGTTTTGACCCAAAAGGAAACTTGGTTTCTCATACTCCACCATAAAGGAAATTATGGAATAGGTGAGTGCGGACTTTTGAAAGGTTTGAGTATAGATGATATTCCTGATTATGAACAGAAGCTAGATTGGGTATGCAACCATATCGATTTGGGTGAAAAGGCTCTACTAGCGCAATTGAAAGAGTACCCGAGTATTCAATTTGGTCTCGAACAGGCTTTTTTATCTCTTCGTTCTGAAAATCCGTTTGAACTCTTTGAGTCTGAGTTTACCAAAAATCAAAGTCCCATACCCATAAATGGCTTGGTTTGGATGGGTGATGAGATTTTTATGCATGAACAGATTTCACAAAAGCTTGATGAAGGGTTTCAATGTATAAAAATGAAGATAGGAGCCATCGATTTTGAGTCTGAAATCACTTTGTTGGAGTCCATCCGTAAGAAATTTTCAAAAACAGAAATAGAGTTGAGGGTCGATGCCAATGGTGCATTTAATACAGAAACGGCACTTGATAAGCTGAAAGTATTGGCCAGATATGACTTACATTCTATAGAACAACCTATAAGACAGGGTAACATTTTAGAAATGAAGAACCTGTGTGAAGTAACACCGGTGCCCATTGCTCTAGATGAAGAATTAATTGGGGTTTTTGATGTAACGAACAAACGAGAACTGTTACAAACCATAAAACCGCAGTATATAATTTTAAAGCCAAGTTTGGTTGGCGGTTACGTAGGTAGTAAAGAATGGATCGACTTGGCCGAAAGCATGAATATCGGTTGGTGGATTACCAGTGCATTAGAAAGCAATATCGGACTGAACGCAATTGCACAATGGACATTTACCTTAAATAGTGATATGCCTCAAGGTCTTGGTACGGGTGCACTTTTCACCAATAATTTAAAAAGCCCATTATCTGTTTCAAATGGAAAACTCTTATATAGTAATAACAAAAACTGGAAAATTAACTTAATTGAAGAACTATGTATATAG